Proteins co-encoded in one Bdellovibrionota bacterium genomic window:
- a CDS encoding outer membrane protein transport protein has translation MKRFPLVLLLSIPSTLFASGLSKPVYVGPKAIGMGGAFVGVADDPTAIYHNPAGITQLSGYQVEAGMDGLITAEEYTPPGGAPPENADTEFIPVPNFAFVSDFLKPVWLGIGVFFPHGNGGKYPTASAAPFNPTEGRIYSMEIAPAVAWKIIPELSLGGSLRMVRVSSELKGQALPGGGTLEDLDQAGWGVGGSAALMFTPCPYFSLGVNYRTGVTADLTGTATFSGIPGLGTLPSSLDQRLPTQVNVGLSAKPIEKLTVAVAYGWERNSEIENLVLNVSAPVGTIISPQNWEDSHTIHFGGEYWILPELAGRLGYAKDLVDSIPDPAMNRVVGDIAAHEVSAGLAYKWSRYTFAGTWNARFGERDIPLNAVNPSPGHYDAIVQAISLAVGVSL, from the coding sequence ATGAAACGTTTCCCCCTCGTGCTGTTGTTATCTATCCCCTCTACGTTGTTCGCCAGCGGCCTTTCTAAACCGGTCTATGTCGGTCCCAAGGCGATCGGCATGGGAGGAGCCTTTGTCGGTGTGGCCGACGATCCGACGGCGATTTACCACAACCCCGCCGGGATAACCCAATTGTCGGGATATCAGGTGGAGGCCGGAATGGACGGCCTGATTACGGCCGAGGAATATACCCCTCCGGGCGGTGCGCCCCCGGAAAACGCGGACACGGAATTTATTCCAGTCCCTAATTTCGCCTTTGTGTCCGATTTTCTGAAACCGGTCTGGTTGGGTATCGGCGTCTTCTTCCCGCACGGGAACGGCGGCAAGTATCCGACCGCGTCGGCTGCGCCGTTTAATCCGACGGAAGGTAGGATTTATTCGATGGAAATCGCTCCGGCGGTCGCTTGGAAAATCATTCCGGAATTGAGCCTCGGAGGCTCCTTGCGAATGGTACGCGTGTCATCCGAGCTGAAAGGTCAGGCTTTACCGGGCGGCGGAACATTGGAAGATCTTGACCAAGCCGGTTGGGGAGTGGGCGGTTCGGCCGCCCTTATGTTCACTCCGTGCCCCTACTTCTCTCTCGGTGTGAACTATCGTACCGGCGTGACGGCTGACTTAACGGGAACCGCTACGTTTTCGGGAATTCCTGGGCTTGGGACGTTGCCATCTTCATTGGATCAGCGACTACCGACACAGGTGAATGTGGGTCTATCGGCCAAACCCATTGAAAAACTGACCGTGGCTGTGGCGTACGGTTGGGAAAGAAATTCTGAAATCGAGAACCTAGTGCTCAACGTTTCCGCACCGGTCGGGACAATTATATCTCCGCAGAACTGGGAAGATTCGCACACCATCCACTTCGGCGGCGAATATTGGATTCTTCCGGAGCTCGCGGGCCGACTCGGCTACGCCAAGGACCTGGTCGATTCGATTCCGGATCCGGCCATGAACCGCGTCGTCGGCGATATTGCGGCGCATGAGGTATCCGCGGGATTGGCTTACAAATGGAGCCGGTACACATTTGCCGGCACATGGAACGCCCGCTTTGGAGAACGCGATATTCCGCTCAATGCCGTGAACCCCTCGCCGGGCCATTACGACGCCATCGTTCAAGCGATCAGTCTGGCGGTGGGTGTAAGCCTTTAG
- a CDS encoding transglutaminase-like domain-containing protein: protein MTGFSRSAAALIALLPVFAGASPPEAADRFFEWSYKGKAHRFAFHVPNFRSCQEAIKDFPHDWEEPVRYLSNYPCEESLVWIAGELRDVGRDLGYGRADFANFLLNFVRSIPYAYDKDSTGRPDYTRYPYETLLDRTGDCEDFALLYSAILSHWCFDVVLLNTPGHVAVGINTKTWNENASGTYYDFNDGKYYYCEATGCRNGRCDVTRIGETPEIENAAENQYEARIIDVPRICTFPSP from the coding sequence ATGACCGGATTTAGCCGAAGTGCCGCCGCACTGATCGCCCTGCTTCCTGTTTTCGCAGGGGCATCGCCCCCTGAGGCGGCGGATCGTTTCTTCGAATGGAGCTACAAGGGAAAAGCGCACCGATTTGCGTTCCACGTCCCGAATTTTCGATCCTGCCAGGAAGCGATTAAGGATTTTCCGCACGATTGGGAGGAGCCGGTCCGTTACTTATCCAATTATCCGTGCGAGGAGTCTTTGGTATGGATCGCCGGCGAGCTTCGGGATGTCGGGCGAGATCTCGGTTACGGCCGGGCCGATTTCGCAAATTTTCTCCTCAATTTCGTGAGGTCGATCCCATACGCATACGACAAAGATTCCACGGGCCGTCCCGATTACACCCGTTATCCGTACGAAACGCTCCTGGACCGGACGGGAGACTGTGAAGATTTTGCCCTTCTCTACTCCGCGATCCTGAGTCACTGGTGCTTCGACGTCGTCCTTCTGAACACACCCGGGCACGTGGCGGTCGGGATCAACACGAAGACGTGGAACGAGAACGCGTCGGGTACTTACTACGATTTCAACGATGGAAAATATTATTACTGCGAGGCCACGGGCTGCCGAAATGGGAGGTGCGACGTCACTCGCATCGGGGAGACTCCGGAGATTGAGAACGCCGCAGAGAACCAGTACGAAGCGCGGATCATCGATGTCCCGAGAATCTGCACGTTCCCGTCGCCTTGA
- a CDS encoding alpha/beta hydrolase: protein MQEELAIRSFAGIELYGTLTVPERPKALVITVHGSFNQDRNGDLDSSSKWMYPEEVPKRHLFLDMSEALKVIDVGTFRYDKRASGKSGGVYADTTLLVLAKDVKAVLQDMRQRFPRVPIVIAGQSEGCLVTLKSFEIGARPDAILLQSPALLPFDEVMKYQKARAAAPFLSDQTGTLAKRYPYVSAFYKAMYEGDMLSKIRNSNDQYYTLNNGNWSAVTSLQKYREYMWNGLELLKKVDCPVTIFFGGKDLNVPPEVGNEIEMGKAKGLYTNVSVHTFGDLEHSFRESSPGDNFFKSLSKPVSPIYVTALKNFGKDVVATSRPSDSSK, encoded by the coding sequence ATGCAGGAAGAATTGGCAATACGCTCTTTCGCTGGGATTGAGCTTTATGGGACTTTGACTGTACCAGAAAGACCCAAGGCATTGGTCATCACGGTCCACGGTAGCTTTAATCAGGATCGAAATGGAGATCTCGATTCTTCGAGCAAATGGATGTATCCCGAGGAGGTTCCGAAGAGACATTTGTTTTTAGACATGAGTGAGGCTCTTAAGGTAATTGACGTCGGCACTTTTCGTTATGATAAGCGCGCGAGCGGGAAAAGTGGGGGCGTTTACGCCGATACGACGTTGCTTGTATTGGCGAAGGATGTCAAAGCCGTTCTTCAAGATATGAGACAAAGGTTTCCGCGGGTACCCATCGTAATCGCAGGGCAAAGTGAGGGCTGCCTGGTCACATTAAAGTCCTTCGAAATTGGCGCTCGTCCGGATGCTATACTGCTTCAAAGTCCGGCTTTGCTCCCCTTCGACGAGGTCATGAAGTACCAGAAAGCCCGCGCGGCCGCTCCTTTTTTAAGTGATCAAACCGGCACTCTCGCAAAACGGTATCCTTATGTCTCTGCATTCTACAAGGCGATGTACGAAGGCGATATGTTGAGCAAGATTCGGAACAGCAATGACCAATACTATACCTTGAATAATGGAAATTGGTCGGCGGTTACGTCGTTACAAAAGTACCGGGAATACATGTGGAACGGGCTGGAGCTACTCAAAAAGGTTGATTGTCCCGTGACGATATTCTTCGGCGGAAAAGATCTAAACGTGCCGCCAGAGGTAGGAAACGAGATTGAAATGGGAAAAGCTAAAGGACTTTACACCAATGTGTCCGTACATACATTTGGCGATCTCGAACACAGCTTTCGCGAGTCGAGCCCCGGTGACAATTTCTTTAAATCACTTTCCAAACCGGTGTCTCCGATCTACGTCACGGCGTTGAAAAATTTCGGCAAGGACGTCGTTGCCACTTCGCGGCCGTCGGATTCCAGTAAATAG
- a CDS encoding isoprenylcysteine carboxylmethyltransferase family protein, with the protein MRLPVTWLKGLGLAALFILLPASAVPTVYRDWRLWCLFGLTILFIGSQPNLRQSKLGSEQKTDEDRGTVTILHVVGYATVLIPYGHFLWRATNQVPCSVNGGYLSAIGAVCGAAGMILRAVAVRILGRWFTHTVQVQTNQNLVQSGPYRWIRHPSYTGALLFFGTIPFLLCVWPWILVFWPLWFLAYRRRITAEEGTMEKHFGQEYVAYKSRTWALFPYEY; encoded by the coding sequence ATGCGTCTCCCCGTGACTTGGCTGAAGGGTTTGGGGCTTGCGGCGTTATTCATTTTGTTGCCAGCAAGTGCGGTTCCGACGGTTTATCGTGATTGGAGGCTGTGGTGTCTCTTCGGTTTGACCATTCTCTTTATCGGGAGTCAGCCGAATCTTCGGCAAAGCAAACTTGGATCCGAGCAAAAGACCGATGAAGACCGGGGGACCGTAACCATTCTTCATGTCGTTGGTTATGCAACGGTCCTGATTCCTTACGGGCATTTCCTGTGGCGCGCGACGAATCAAGTTCCCTGCTCCGTCAATGGAGGGTATTTGAGCGCCATCGGAGCCGTCTGTGGAGCCGCGGGCATGATCCTTCGCGCTGTCGCTGTGCGAATATTAGGCCGCTGGTTTACGCATACTGTACAGGTCCAGACGAATCAGAACCTCGTGCAGAGCGGACCGTATCGCTGGATTCGTCATCCCAGTTATACCGGTGCGTTGTTGTTTTTTGGCACCATTCCTTTTCTTCTGTGTGTCTGGCCATGGATTCTTGTTTTTTGGCCGCTTTGGTTCTTGGCCTACCGACGTAGAATCACCGCCGAGGAAGGCACTATGGAAAAACATTTCGGGCAAGAGTACGTTGCCTACAAATCGCGGACATGGGCCCTTTTTCCCTACGAATATTAG
- a CDS encoding ABC transporter substrate-binding protein, translating into MLIPLSIYCVCISTVFAETPPPHESMLSIDLVDFPKFIDPAANMNNSGWYLLSSTSATLFDMAEDQSLRGVLAESWSAYDGGRRFRVTVREDAFFHDGSRITAEDIVFSFKRKQINWPDYPVYQWINPKKNQDSIRIIGSRTIEFQLDRPYDYFLYLLALPGTGVVPKAIYPLHSLYHPEKLPILGGPYRIVEWKRNDYLKLRWHDKWFEPIGKRPSTIVVYERKDPEALDRFVAGETHLFLDRYDRIIDTPGLFDKLTALGIHSFVPQMNNVYVAYLNAVSGSFKNKELREAFAALLRLFLQEQNSVLDVRIPADQFFPPGYSGRVVVRTRPSSDFEEVYARLRREPVTLRYMFPDTWTMDEMERRRISFLARYGFNVEVHKASFSQMKENRLKGEGFDFGFLFIPVPPGDPCLVFSLDFGPDDFYIPDPNDGTLYNMIDKAATLSRASERVQLAKDINRYLVTESFIVPLFFMSHPLFAKKTVDFSATPKWLFSIKFADLRVASDVDQHESN; encoded by the coding sequence ATGTTGATTCCGCTGTCCATCTACTGTGTATGCATATCCACGGTTTTCGCCGAAACTCCACCTCCGCATGAATCGATGCTCTCCATCGATCTTGTTGATTTTCCCAAGTTTATCGATCCCGCAGCAAACATGAACAACAGCGGTTGGTATCTGCTGAGTAGCACTTCCGCGACGCTGTTCGATATGGCGGAAGATCAGTCACTTAGAGGAGTGTTGGCCGAGAGTTGGAGTGCCTACGACGGCGGAAGGAGGTTTCGCGTCACCGTCCGAGAGGACGCATTTTTTCACGATGGAAGTCGTATAACGGCGGAAGACATTGTCTTTTCTTTCAAAAGAAAGCAGATCAATTGGCCCGACTATCCCGTTTATCAGTGGATTAACCCCAAAAAGAATCAAGACTCGATTCGAATTATTGGATCCCGAACGATTGAATTCCAACTGGATCGCCCCTACGACTACTTTCTTTATCTCTTGGCGCTCCCCGGAACCGGTGTCGTTCCAAAAGCGATCTACCCCCTCCACTCACTCTACCATCCTGAGAAACTTCCTATACTTGGAGGGCCGTATCGCATTGTGGAATGGAAACGAAATGACTACCTCAAGCTTCGCTGGCATGACAAATGGTTCGAACCGATTGGAAAGCGTCCATCGACAATCGTGGTATACGAACGGAAGGATCCCGAGGCTCTGGACCGATTCGTCGCCGGCGAGACCCACCTGTTCTTAGACAGATATGACCGAATCATCGACACGCCGGGGCTGTTCGACAAGCTTACAGCTCTCGGTATCCATTCTTTTGTTCCTCAAATGAATAATGTTTACGTAGCGTATTTGAATGCCGTTTCGGGTTCCTTCAAGAATAAGGAGCTGCGGGAGGCTTTCGCTGCTTTACTGCGTCTGTTTCTCCAGGAACAGAATAGTGTGCTGGATGTAAGGATTCCGGCCGATCAATTCTTCCCTCCGGGGTACAGCGGCCGAGTTGTGGTACGGACACGTCCGAGTTCAGACTTTGAAGAGGTCTATGCTCGGCTTCGACGCGAACCAGTCACGCTTCGATATATGTTTCCGGACACCTGGACGATGGATGAAATGGAAAGACGAAGAATTTCGTTTCTTGCCCGTTACGGATTCAACGTAGAGGTTCACAAAGCATCTTTTTCCCAAATGAAGGAGAATCGTTTGAAGGGCGAGGGTTTTGATTTTGGCTTTTTATTTATTCCCGTCCCACCGGGTGACCCTTGCTTGGTCTTCAGCCTTGATTTCGGGCCGGACGATTTCTATATCCCGGATCCGAACGACGGGACGCTTTACAATATGATTGATAAGGCCGCCACGCTGTCCAGGGCGAGTGAACGCGTTCAGTTGGCCAAAGACATTAATCGTTACCTCGTAACAGAGAGTTTCATCGTTCCGTTATTCTTTATGAGTCATCCATTATTCGCCAAGAAGACCGTTGACTTTTCGGCCACGCCGAAGTGGCTTTTCAGTATCAAATTCGCCGATCTACGTGTGGCATCCGACGTGGATCAGCACGAAAGCAATTAA
- a CDS encoding GNAT family N-acetyltransferase: MVHDLTTILAEERKVFAAFNVWRSISPRVTAFASPDTDEIPHWNMAYPHKLPERYTPDEMAEIESFFRTYSRKAHLLSTDVSWESEAVEVSEYFSSAGGRILSTPGIELLEFNTGSNELFGPFNEILAAGFRLDQRSAAYFKKQLAHLSERLQSRFWIARERSRFCAIASTFAVRPSVDFLFNVVVLPEYEGRGIATRLLADILRQTNQTIYVYSHNPAMRDQVLPKLGFRSEGVISVVPLMTYQARLRTTT, from the coding sequence ATGGTTCATGACTTGACCACGATCCTTGCGGAAGAACGCAAGGTGTTTGCGGCTTTTAACGTCTGGCGGTCGATCTCCCCCCGTGTCACTGCCTTCGCCAGTCCCGATACCGACGAAATTCCCCATTGGAATATGGCCTATCCACATAAATTGCCTGAGCGATACACACCCGATGAAATGGCTGAGATCGAGAGCTTCTTTCGAACGTACTCAAGGAAGGCCCACCTTCTTTCCACAGACGTTTCCTGGGAATCGGAAGCAGTGGAGGTATCTGAGTACTTTTCGTCAGCGGGCGGACGGATTCTCTCGACGCCGGGGATTGAACTTCTGGAGTTTAACACGGGGTCGAACGAACTTTTTGGTCCGTTCAACGAAATTCTCGCAGCCGGATTCCGGTTGGATCAGAGATCGGCGGCGTATTTTAAGAAGCAGCTCGCTCATCTTTCGGAGCGCCTTCAGAGCCGATTTTGGATCGCTCGTGAGCGGAGTCGATTCTGCGCCATTGCCAGCACGTTTGCGGTCAGGCCCTCGGTTGACTTCTTGTTCAACGTCGTCGTGCTTCCCGAATATGAGGGCCGTGGAATTGCGACACGCTTGTTGGCTGATATTCTCAGGCAAACGAACCAAACCATATACGTCTATAGCCACAACCCCGCCATGAGAGACCAGGTACTTCCTAAGCTCGGGTTTCGTTCCGAAGGTGTCATCTCTGTCGTTCCTCTGATGACTTATCAGGCTCGTTTGCGGACGACGACATGA
- a CDS encoding YcaO-like family protein — protein MGLFISYIDRLKLTGITLGALRHPDAFIDRLSHRILTYQTLSFHRILATGKNHGVSGVGVSHDLHLAQMAAIMECVERDHFYAHSKRPTTNGMSCALEEDRARTAALLELVERDQVLLTIFFSPVLRVLSPQVLGSVRFFYMTLDLPVHVVMAEITSAGESRSYGFGCDFDVSRAKDKAFREALVIFDSRDVPVSSERGVNSLHILPFVQPGVTSSNLPLFRADDRPVELLNEADLPSFSHDQLKNTMDTNGMAVSFEITKKRIFPLLSAVICQAHSSHLQDLFFSDTDIRINRQRSDMLRYPQKPRYYVLHPIG, from the coding sequence ATGGGATTGTTTATTTCCTATATCGATCGCCTGAAGTTGACCGGAATAACATTGGGGGCTCTAAGACACCCGGATGCATTCATCGATCGGCTCAGTCATAGGATCCTCACCTATCAAACTTTGTCTTTTCACCGCATACTTGCCACAGGCAAAAACCATGGTGTTTCTGGCGTGGGCGTAAGTCACGACCTTCACTTGGCTCAGATGGCTGCGATCATGGAATGCGTTGAACGCGACCACTTCTACGCTCATTCCAAGCGGCCCACAACGAACGGAATGAGCTGTGCACTGGAAGAGGATCGAGCGCGTACAGCTGCACTGTTGGAGTTGGTGGAGCGTGATCAAGTCCTTCTTACAATTTTCTTCAGTCCTGTTTTGCGCGTTCTATCACCCCAAGTCCTTGGGTCGGTACGCTTCTTCTACATGACACTGGATTTGCCAGTCCATGTCGTCATGGCAGAAATTACGTCCGCAGGTGAGAGTCGATCGTACGGATTCGGTTGCGACTTTGACGTTTCGAGAGCCAAGGACAAAGCGTTTCGAGAAGCCCTCGTAATATTTGATTCTCGCGACGTTCCGGTTTCGTCCGAACGCGGGGTCAATTCGTTGCATATACTTCCATTTGTTCAACCGGGGGTTACTTCTTCGAACTTGCCCTTGTTTCGCGCTGATGATCGACCGGTAGAACTACTCAACGAGGCGGATTTGCCGAGTTTTTCTCACGATCAACTCAAGAACACAATGGATACCAACGGTATGGCGGTGTCGTTCGAGATCACCAAAAAAAGGATCTTTCCGCTCCTTTCGGCAGTTATTTGCCAAGCGCATTCATCACATCTTCAGGATCTATTCTTCTCCGACACAGATATTCGAATCAATCGTCAACGTAGCGATATGTTACGTTATCCACAGAAGCCACGCTATTATGTACTCCATCCAATAGGGTAG
- a CDS encoding HAMP domain-containing sensor histidine kinase: MRDFEAIVEQTRWAVSKAVSYSDFLSAAEYLQKAVTLDRIEAAFLLDDGAQCLAYAASSHENGRGCSAFSSEKLTLYRNSSNFLLRETPFFFPVLGGSNTIQARLFVVSDVRFLHAAQHRFMFYSGLLVAGLLTASFFIAHRIFRTFRGEIMSLRECVRDLVTRNAEWPRQRKFMLYESRDIETTVLAVGRELDRLQAELVAKERTVLKGELAAQVAHDIRSPLAALSAVVSVGDNIPEASRHLIRSAVTRITDIANDLRKGSPIAEASKQEALERQVYHVASMIDDVLSEKRLQYSVCAGVEIGSRIAADGYRLFASVDAGQFRRVISNLIDNAVEALDDKGKVTVELVGNVGGLIHIYVSDNGRGIPNSLLNKVGQKGFTLGKKSGSGLGLYHARTTIGHFGGSVSIKSDEVRGTEVTVSIPSCVPPLWFVPEVRIPRQGTVLFLDDEQTVHDAWQLRIRNTFPEQHFQMLHLKTGREFREHVRTALERKPTLFLVDHELLGEQDTGLDLIAEFDISERSILVTNKYEDTQIIRRCLDMNLRLLPKVFLLAVPIQLTDTHERTTKIGQIVDDHSVGEAIGDKLFRS, encoded by the coding sequence GTGCGTGACTTCGAGGCCATCGTAGAACAAACGCGCTGGGCTGTTTCCAAAGCGGTCAGTTACTCGGATTTTCTGTCGGCTGCTGAGTATCTACAAAAGGCCGTAACCCTTGATCGCATTGAGGCGGCCTTCCTGTTGGACGATGGTGCACAGTGCTTGGCTTATGCGGCTTCCTCCCATGAGAACGGCCGGGGATGCTCCGCATTCTCCTCCGAGAAACTGACGCTATACAGAAACTCTTCAAACTTTCTCCTTCGCGAGACGCCCTTTTTTTTCCCCGTATTAGGGGGGTCCAATACCATTCAGGCCCGACTGTTCGTCGTGTCAGACGTCCGGTTTCTTCATGCGGCTCAGCACCGATTCATGTTCTATTCGGGACTCCTGGTGGCCGGTCTCCTAACTGCATCATTCTTCATCGCCCACCGTATATTTCGTACCTTTCGCGGCGAGATTATGTCTCTTCGGGAATGTGTGCGCGATCTTGTCACGCGAAATGCTGAATGGCCAAGACAGCGCAAATTTATGCTGTACGAATCACGTGATATCGAGACCACCGTGCTCGCGGTGGGAAGGGAACTCGACCGCCTGCAGGCGGAACTAGTGGCGAAGGAACGCACGGTACTCAAAGGCGAATTGGCAGCCCAAGTAGCGCATGATATTCGTTCTCCGCTAGCTGCCCTGAGCGCCGTGGTCAGTGTGGGTGACAACATACCGGAGGCGTCCCGCCACCTCATTAGATCGGCGGTCACCCGGATTACTGACATTGCCAACGATCTACGGAAAGGTTCTCCGATAGCTGAAGCTTCGAAACAAGAGGCCTTGGAGCGTCAAGTGTATCATGTCGCTAGCATGATTGACGATGTACTGTCGGAGAAGCGGCTACAATATTCGGTATGTGCTGGCGTCGAGATCGGTTCGCGCATAGCCGCTGATGGATATCGACTGTTCGCGTCGGTCGATGCCGGGCAGTTTCGGCGAGTGATTTCAAATCTCATCGACAATGCCGTTGAAGCTCTCGATGACAAAGGAAAGGTTACTGTGGAATTGGTCGGGAATGTAGGGGGGTTAATTCACATTTATGTGTCCGACAATGGCCGAGGAATACCGAACAGTCTTCTGAACAAGGTAGGTCAAAAGGGTTTCACACTTGGGAAAAAGAGTGGTTCGGGACTCGGCTTATATCACGCTAGGACAACGATAGGTCACTTTGGTGGCTCAGTGTCAATTAAGTCGGACGAAGTTCGGGGCACGGAAGTGACGGTGAGTATCCCCTCGTGTGTTCCCCCACTCTGGTTTGTTCCCGAGGTGCGTATACCGCGCCAAGGAACCGTATTGTTTCTTGACGACGAGCAGACAGTGCACGATGCGTGGCAACTGCGAATTCGAAACACATTCCCAGAGCAACATTTTCAGATGCTTCATTTGAAAACCGGCCGGGAATTCCGTGAACACGTGCGAACCGCTTTGGAACGGAAACCAACACTGTTTCTTGTAGATCATGAGCTTCTTGGCGAGCAGGACACCGGATTGGATCTCATTGCGGAGTTCGACATTTCTGAACGCAGTATTCTTGTTACAAATAAATATGAGGACACCCAAATTATCAGACGTTGTCTCGACATGAACCTTCGCTTGCTCCCGAAAGTCTTTCTCTTAGCGGTGCCAATCCAGCTTACCGACACACATGAACGCACAACGAAAATAGGACAAATTGTAGATGATCACAGCGTGGGAGAGGCCATAGGAGATAAGCTTTTCCGGTCCTAA
- a CDS encoding sigma-54 dependent transcriptional regulator — MAIETKLSILVVDDDESTRLYLKTVLGNKYDVLLAESGVEALDILTREPTELILLDLILKDDEDGLALLRKIKKLRDDIQIIIISGVRMVSTVVKAMKEGASDYINKPFEREELFLALSRVLEKRQLQKDNILLKEQLGNLSASNDLIIGNSQTITKVKRDIERLKGHNVNVFLMGQTGTGKEMFARRLHQQEEEPQRPFVSVNCAAIPETLIESVLFGHEKGSFTGATQTRIGKFELANGGDIFLDEITCLNPDLQAKFLRVLEEKEVERIGNPAPKKINFRVISAANDDIAKKVEAGEFRTDLFYRLNTVMIQLPSLNERKDDIIPLAEYFLSKYRRTQIPKVLSEDVKTLLKEHDWRGNVRELKNTIENILIFSKGMVIQAEDVPFFQNELSSPLNDSSRACDNETAESQPVHNSTIPDKSDAKYQELLKQYEKALIQKRLEKNRWSKTKTCKDLGITRNKLYRKMAELGIEF, encoded by the coding sequence ATGGCCATCGAGACGAAGCTCTCCATCTTAGTTGTTGATGACGACGAAAGTACGCGTCTCTATCTCAAAACCGTTCTAGGAAACAAATACGATGTCCTTTTGGCTGAAAGTGGCGTCGAAGCGCTGGACATCCTGACCCGGGAACCCACCGAGCTCATTCTTTTGGACCTTATCCTGAAAGACGATGAGGATGGCCTCGCACTCCTTCGAAAGATCAAGAAACTTCGCGACGATATCCAGATCATCATCATAAGTGGCGTCCGGATGGTCTCGACGGTTGTAAAGGCCATGAAGGAAGGAGCTTCGGATTACATTAATAAACCGTTTGAACGCGAGGAACTCTTCCTCGCTTTAAGCCGTGTTCTCGAAAAACGCCAACTTCAAAAAGATAACATCCTGTTAAAGGAGCAACTCGGGAATCTCAGTGCATCCAATGACCTAATTATTGGCAATTCCCAAACGATCACCAAAGTAAAAAGAGATATCGAAAGACTTAAGGGCCATAACGTAAACGTGTTCTTGATGGGACAAACGGGAACTGGAAAAGAGATGTTCGCTAGACGCCTTCATCAGCAAGAAGAAGAACCTCAGCGCCCTTTTGTGTCCGTGAACTGTGCCGCGATTCCTGAAACATTAATTGAATCGGTGCTTTTTGGACATGAAAAGGGTTCGTTTACGGGAGCGACTCAAACGCGAATCGGCAAATTTGAATTAGCCAATGGAGGAGACATCTTTTTGGATGAAATCACATGCCTCAACCCCGACCTCCAGGCAAAGTTTCTTCGTGTGCTTGAAGAAAAGGAAGTGGAAAGAATTGGGAACCCCGCCCCGAAGAAAATCAATTTCCGCGTCATCTCCGCGGCAAACGATGACATCGCGAAGAAGGTGGAGGCAGGAGAATTTCGCACCGATCTTTTTTACCGCCTGAATACCGTCATGATCCAGCTCCCTTCTTTAAACGAACGCAAAGACGACATTATTCCGCTCGCCGAGTACTTTTTAAGTAAGTACCGCCGGACACAAATCCCGAAAGTCTTGTCGGAGGATGTCAAGACGCTCCTCAAAGAACACGACTGGCGGGGGAACGTGCGAGAGCTTAAAAATACAATCGAAAATATTCTCATTTTTTCAAAAGGAATGGTGATTCAGGCGGAGGATGTCCCGTTCTTCCAGAATGAACTCTCTAGTCCGTTAAACGACTCCTCACGTGCCTGCGACAATGAAACGGCTGAATCTCAGCCGGTTCACAATTCAACAATTCCAGACAAATCGGATGCCAAATACCAGGAGCTTTTGAAGCAATATGAAAAGGCACTTATCCAAAAACGATTAGAAAAGAATCGATGGAGCAAGACAAAAACCTGTAAGGACCTCGGAATTACGAGGAACAAGCTGTACCGAAAAATGGCAGAACTTGGCATCGAATTTTGA